The following coding sequences lie in one Treponema socranskii subsp. buccale genomic window:
- a CDS encoding NAD(P)H-hydrate dehydratase, translating to MQKVFIDVKELEKRMHKVFGITEDVMIENAASALESEVRKALYDRNAVRAYEKRPVYRTERPSTSSAAHRGTVSSNDVLIVCGSGNNGADGYALARRIAGDIPVAVYSACDAKTENCKRERDAALAVGVKLVSRSAFFKQLSSCALVVDCLYGTGFRGTLMPDLSVLIDTINNAPCFRIACDIPSGIDKRGAVSTEYKHRPLAFDADLTVSMGALKAAYFGDAAKDFCGIIKKYGIGVSALVFEEDAAADLYLLEADDMRLPVRAKKSVHKGNFGHAAIAAGEKAGAAIIAGQAALGFGAGLATIVETETGAAARFKLPPDLMIAQSFPKDTTAILLGSGFGRGRTEAFQNLCAKLEAYKGAGIVLDADSFYYGDIGKLLDVLSKRSTRVILTPHPKEFQSLLKLCALGDYTIGELADDRIEIVKKFSERFPHIVLVLKGANTVIASERGVFVSVEGNQSLAKAGSGDVLAGLVCALLAQQYDAEDAAVTAVLAHGIASQRFARAYNLTPPKLIDAVGSLMNELPPV from the coding sequence ATGCAAAAGGTTTTTATCGATGTAAAAGAGCTTGAAAAGCGCATGCATAAAGTTTTCGGCATCACCGAAGACGTGATGATCGAAAATGCGGCAAGCGCGCTTGAAAGTGAAGTACGGAAAGCCCTCTATGATCGAAATGCCGTACGGGCTTACGAAAAACGGCCGGTGTATCGAACGGAACGGCCGAGCACATCAAGTGCGGCACATCGCGGGACAGTATCTTCGAACGACGTGCTTATCGTGTGCGGAAGCGGTAACAACGGTGCCGACGGTTACGCGCTCGCCCGCAGGATCGCAGGCGATATCCCCGTTGCGGTGTATAGCGCTTGTGACGCGAAAACGGAAAACTGCAAACGGGAGCGGGATGCGGCGCTTGCAGTCGGTGTAAAACTCGTAAGCCGTTCGGCATTTTTCAAGCAGCTTTCATCATGCGCTCTCGTCGTCGACTGTTTATACGGCACCGGTTTCCGCGGAACGCTCATGCCCGACCTTTCCGTCCTCATCGATACAATCAATAACGCTCCGTGTTTCCGCATTGCGTGCGACATACCGAGCGGCATAGACAAGCGCGGTGCGGTTTCGACCGAATACAAACACAGACCGCTCGCGTTCGATGCCGACCTGACGGTTTCGATGGGTGCACTCAAAGCGGCGTATTTCGGAGACGCGGCGAAAGACTTTTGCGGAATTATTAAAAAATACGGTATCGGCGTAAGCGCTCTCGTATTTGAAGAGGATGCCGCAGCCGACCTATACCTTCTCGAAGCGGACGATATGCGACTTCCCGTGCGGGCAAAAAAATCGGTACACAAAGGAAACTTCGGACACGCTGCGATCGCCGCGGGAGAAAAAGCCGGAGCTGCGATTATCGCAGGACAAGCGGCGCTCGGTTTCGGTGCAGGACTTGCAACAATCGTCGAAACGGAAACGGGAGCTGCTGCGCGATTTAAATTGCCGCCGGATTTGATGATCGCACAATCCTTTCCGAAAGACACGACTGCGATTTTACTCGGAAGCGGATTCGGGCGCGGTCGGACGGAAGCCTTTCAAAACCTATGCGCAAAGCTCGAAGCGTACAAAGGTGCCGGTATCGTGCTCGATGCCGATTCTTTTTATTACGGCGATATCGGAAAACTGCTCGATGTGCTCTCGAAGCGCAGCACGAGGGTTATACTGACTCCTCATCCGAAAGAATTTCAATCGCTTTTGAAGTTGTGTGCGCTCGGAGACTATACTATCGGAGAGCTTGCGGACGACAGAATCGAAATCGTCAAAAAATTTTCCGAACGCTTTCCGCATATCGTACTCGTACTCAAAGGCGCAAATACGGTGATCGCATCGGAACGCGGCGTCTTCGTAAGCGTCGAAGGAAATCAAAGCCTTGCAAAAGCCGGAAGCGGCGACGTGCTCGCAGGCCTCGTCTGCGCGCTGCTCGCCCAGCAATACGATGCCGAAGACGCGGCCGTTACTGCAGTCCTCGCGCACGGCATCGCATCTCAACGCTTTGCGCGCGCGTACAATTTGACGCCGCCGAAATTGATCGATGCCGTCGGAAGCCTGATGAACGAATTGCCGCCGGTGTAA
- a CDS encoding N-acetylglucosamine-6-phosphate deacetylase, whose amino-acid sequence MIFTGWMYGTDTLVKLQIENGIFISAEKTDPENSVTYPNIAPVLFDTQINGFNGIDFNTTDELTEEAYEKALYALLKEGCGLICPTVITADPEKILKRCKEIVSFTHRNPLAKKMTQGIHIEGPFISPKDGASGAHDKRYIRAPDFDMFKRWYDAAEGKISALTLSPEWGGDTYSFISKVSELGVVVSVGHTMASEEQIAEAVASGASLVTHFGNGVPVTVPRHPNFLWEELSNDGLTLSCIADGFHLPESVLKTVFAVKGPRSFIISDSTQFGGLQPGTYETPIGGNVLLQSNGRLCMMSEPRLLAGSAQSIRHGVEHLVKSGICSLKDAWMKASEIPAAFYGCEKKVKTTRGCRANFVCFEKDEKGLSVSRVYLDGEQVL is encoded by the coding sequence ATGATTTTTACCGGATGGATGTACGGCACCGATACGCTGGTAAAGCTCCAAATTGAAAACGGTATTTTTATTTCGGCGGAAAAAACGGATCCGGAAAATTCCGTAACGTATCCGAACATCGCACCCGTACTGTTCGATACTCAAATTAACGGCTTCAACGGCATTGACTTCAACACGACCGACGAATTGACGGAAGAAGCCTATGAAAAAGCGCTGTACGCTTTATTGAAAGAAGGCTGCGGACTGATTTGTCCGACCGTTATCACCGCCGATCCCGAAAAAATTCTGAAGCGCTGCAAAGAGATTGTTTCTTTTACACATCGCAATCCGTTGGCAAAAAAAATGACACAGGGCATTCATATTGAAGGTCCCTTTATCTCCCCGAAAGACGGAGCTTCAGGTGCGCACGACAAACGCTATATCAGAGCGCCCGACTTCGATATGTTTAAGAGATGGTATGATGCTGCGGAAGGAAAAATATCGGCTCTTACCCTCTCGCCCGAATGGGGAGGAGACACGTATTCTTTTATTTCAAAAGTCAGTGAGCTCGGCGTTGTCGTATCCGTAGGACATACGATGGCAAGCGAAGAACAAATAGCCGAAGCCGTTGCAAGCGGAGCGAGTCTTGTCACACACTTCGGAAACGGAGTTCCCGTCACGGTGCCCCGTCATCCGAATTTTTTGTGGGAAGAATTAAGCAACGACGGTTTGACGCTTTCCTGTATTGCCGACGGATTTCATCTTCCCGAATCGGTGTTGAAAACGGTTTTTGCCGTAAAAGGTCCGCGGTCTTTTATTATCAGCGACAGCACGCAGTTCGGCGGATTACAGCCGGGAACATACGAAACGCCGATCGGCGGAAATGTCCTGCTCCAGTCGAACGGACGGCTTTGTATGATGAGCGAACCGCGTCTTCTTGCCGGCTCCGCGCAAAGTATCCGGCACGGCGTGGAGCATCTTGTCAAAAGCGGTATTTGCTCGTTAAAAGATGCATGGATGAAAGCGTCGGAAATTCCTGCGGCATTTTACGGCTGTGAAAAAAAAGTCAAAACGACACGGGGCTGCAGAGCAAATTTCGTCTGCTTCGAAAAAGACGAAAAAGGCTTGTCGGTTTCCCGCGTCTATCTTGACGGAGAGCAAGTACTGTAA
- a CDS encoding neutral/alkaline non-lysosomal ceramidase N-terminal domain-containing protein: MIRLGCAKSVISPKVPLRLCGYARRTDNFSGITEDIFLRVHYWQTASKRIIIVYADLLWWNPDFIDTVRTLLRQKQGIAEDEVLFTASHNHSGPGTGRAFTPLLETVSDNYIDFLLQKIIDGIAAAERDSEEVAVRRFNGTCAMNVYRRKKTDKGIEMCPNYEEPADTDLTIFEFLKKRDGKPKGFAVHYACHNNLSDGNSVHPDYAGIVLRRFDEAYPESVSIFLQGCTADLRPNSVLGDRFISVDFEKIIAFADDFFKKCKDTLQTQSAPIQENLELRKIRIKLPLVQNFSKNEVASLAAHAEDDTMRQWAQKAIEKNFRDYETLEITRVDFGSTPVYFFNAEMSQQYALSVRQKNKNGLCVCYTNGMIGYLCSEKQIREGGYEPHGSAIYFALCGTYGPETEKLINKALDNFNN, encoded by the coding sequence TTCACTATTGGCAAACGGCAAGCAAACGCATCATCATCGTATATGCGGATTTATTGTGGTGGAATCCCGATTTTATCGATACCGTGCGAACGCTGCTCAGGCAAAAGCAGGGCATCGCCGAAGATGAAGTTTTGTTTACGGCGTCTCATAATCACTCTGGCCCCGGAACGGGGCGTGCGTTTACGCCGCTGCTTGAAACCGTTTCCGACAATTACATCGATTTTTTATTGCAAAAGATTATCGACGGAATTGCCGCAGCGGAACGCGATTCGGAAGAAGTTGCCGTACGTCGATTTAACGGCACATGCGCCATGAACGTGTACCGCAGAAAAAAAACGGACAAAGGCATCGAAATGTGTCCGAATTACGAAGAGCCGGCCGACACCGATTTAACAATTTTCGAATTCCTAAAAAAACGAGACGGAAAACCGAAAGGCTTCGCCGTTCACTATGCGTGTCATAATAATCTCTCCGACGGCAACAGCGTACATCCGGATTACGCGGGAATCGTTTTACGGCGTTTCGACGAAGCGTATCCAGAAAGCGTGTCAATTTTTTTGCAGGGCTGTACCGCCGACTTGCGCCCGAACAGCGTACTCGGAGACCGTTTTATTTCCGTCGATTTTGAAAAAATTATCGCCTTTGCGGATGACTTTTTCAAAAAGTGCAAAGATACCCTGCAAACACAAAGCGCTCCGATTCAGGAAAATCTTGAATTGCGAAAAATCCGGATCAAACTTCCGCTCGTGCAGAATTTTTCAAAAAATGAAGTCGCGTCACTTGCGGCTCATGCGGAGGACGACACAATGCGTCAATGGGCGCAAAAAGCGATCGAAAAGAACTTCCGCGACTATGAAACGCTTGAAATAACGCGCGTCGATTTCGGTTCGACACCCGTGTATTTTTTTAATGCCGAAATGTCGCAGCAGTATGCGCTGTCGGTACGGCAAAAAAACAAAAACGGTTTGTGCGTCTGTTATACGAACGGCATGATCGGTTATCTGTGCAGCGAAAAACAGATCCGTGAAGGCGGGTACGAGCCGCACGGTTCGGCGATCTACTTTGCGCTGTGCGGAACCTACGGCCCGGAAACGGAAAAGCTTATAAACAAAGCATTGGATAATTTTAATAATTAA
- a CDS encoding sugar isomerase domain-containing protein, which yields MTEGDVLKLYRKEVFGIIDEIYDTEEKNILKAARMVADHVKKDKIVYVFGPGGHSNLAAMEVFFRAGGLMHINAILNQETMLSNGALKSMAAERLPGYGKIVIEDNGIGEGDLLIVVNAYGINSATIDACLTAQSRGAKVIGVSSHAHANSCPKDHPARHPSKKNLHEIADCSVDCKIKLGDATIELPGFEQKIGALSTYANAFVMNGIIIEAINILVNEGVNPPVWRSGNCPGGDEWNNRFIAKFRKSIRSL from the coding sequence ATGACGGAAGGTGATGTTTTAAAACTGTACCGTAAAGAAGTGTTCGGCATTATCGATGAAATATACGATACCGAAGAAAAAAATATTCTCAAAGCGGCGCGGATGGTCGCAGACCATGTAAAAAAAGACAAAATCGTGTATGTATTCGGCCCGGGCGGACACTCGAATCTCGCGGCGATGGAAGTATTTTTCCGCGCCGGCGGCCTCATGCACATAAACGCTATCTTAAATCAGGAGACGATGCTTTCAAACGGCGCTTTAAAATCGATGGCGGCGGAGCGGCTTCCCGGTTACGGTAAAATCGTAATCGAAGACAACGGCATAGGCGAAGGAGACCTTCTGATCGTAGTCAACGCGTACGGAATCAATTCCGCTACGATCGACGCATGCTTAACCGCACAATCGCGCGGCGCAAAAGTGATCGGCGTGAGTTCCCATGCCCATGCAAATTCCTGTCCGAAAGATCACCCTGCGCGTCATCCGTCGAAAAAAAATCTGCATGAAATCGCGGATTGTTCGGTCGACTGCAAAATCAAACTGGGAGATGCGACAATCGAACTTCCCGGCTTCGAACAAAAAATCGGTGCGCTCAGCACATACGCGAACGCATTCGTGATGAACGGCATCATAATCGAAGCGATCAATATACTTGTAAACGAAGGCGTCAATCCTCCCGTTTGGCGAAGCGGCAACTGTCCGGGCGGCGATGAATGGAACAATCGTTTTATCGCTAAGTTCAGAAAATCCATACGGAGCCTGTAG
- a CDS encoding undecaprenyl-diphosphate phosphatase: MTILQSLLLGVLQGLTEFLPVSSSGHLAVAQYLFSLGDVPLLFDVFLHLATLAAVVLYFRHDILKLFCAFARMIARRPLVSGVSGESALTKSDEASRKTVAAVIVATLVTGVIGVAAEKMLPSLSIRFVCALFIVTALILLISQYAGKKRENVEKSDGISWKQALIVGAAQGIGTLPGISRSGSTIAGGLLSGIGRADAGEFSFIVSIPAILGAFILELKDFDKMSESIGALPILVGCAASFVVGYASLSLLMKIIKKGKLGWFACYLIPLGIAGLLFFK, encoded by the coding sequence ATGACGATTTTACAAAGCCTTTTGCTCGGCGTACTTCAGGGCCTAACGGAATTTTTACCCGTTTCGTCTTCCGGACATCTCGCCGTGGCGCAGTATCTGTTTTCGCTCGGCGACGTGCCGCTTTTATTCGACGTATTTCTTCACCTCGCAACGCTCGCCGCAGTCGTACTTTATTTCAGACACGATATTTTGAAACTCTTTTGCGCGTTCGCACGGATGATCGCGCGCCGCCCCCTCGTTTCGGGCGTTTCGGGTGAAAGCGCTTTGACAAAAAGCGACGAAGCTTCCCGCAAAACGGTCGCAGCCGTCATCGTCGCAACGCTCGTTACGGGTGTCATCGGCGTCGCTGCGGAAAAAATGCTCCCCTCTCTTTCTATACGATTCGTATGCGCGCTCTTTATCGTCACTGCGCTCATTTTGCTTATATCGCAATATGCAGGCAAAAAGAGAGAAAACGTAGAAAAATCGGACGGCATTTCGTGGAAGCAGGCGCTCATCGTCGGAGCGGCTCAAGGTATCGGAACGCTGCCGGGCATTTCGAGGAGCGGTTCGACGATAGCAGGCGGACTGCTTTCAGGCATCGGGAGAGCGGATGCGGGAGAGTTTTCGTTTATCGTTTCGATTCCGGCGATTCTCGGCGCTTTTATACTCGAGCTCAAAGATTTCGACAAAATGTCGGAATCAATCGGAGCGCTTCCGATCCTCGTCGGGTGCGCAGCCTCTTTCGTTGTCGGTTACGCATCTCTTTCCCTCCTTATGAAAATTATTAAAAAGGGAAAGCTCGGATGGTTTGCGTGCTACCTCATTCCGCTCGGTATAGCAGGATTGCTGTTTTTTAAATAA